Proteins encoded by one window of Candidatus Odinarchaeum yellowstonii:
- a CDS encoding GH3 auxin-responsive promoter family protein codes for MRYATSFSFTVNPSFLILEELYSNSYYIILTLEVKMVSDLSTFQKHYENQEKRLDETRLFQKAALSALYHDKWASRSIKVEGLKGFEGLRELPFTEPNDIRLAWENHPIEDIILTKNVAVWHCTSGSMGKKKWIPWSYNDYTLSRLEIGKLLFETGLKPDDIMLSITLPAPFISGSLPYRILESSGSIGYPIEQIITAPTSMQEVFELLVKRQPTVMLSTPSLALRIAEEIGKRTPSILKKLAEEKKSLKIKLGSFITRLVSIKPRHIFKKLRIGFFTAESLDPYRSMLQDLWGLEAFDLYGFTEGFGVGYECSEHNGLHFPSLNCILEIIPESELKKEENNPDYAPKTVLLSEAEKGLTGELVVTDFKEALPLIRYRIRDLVKTVQTDECSCGCFSPKLKVLGRSDDIVNMGVIRFSSTSINQVLKSDMKNGKVDKWGIYISRKGYKPLLKLRIQPSEVKDEKLFREEIFSNLLNIEAFKTGFEAGLFILEPFEFTDQLNLEVIGQGKTRLIRYSPDYNKPLNRD; via the coding sequence ATGAGATACGCGACCAGTTTCTCGTTCACAGTGAATCCATCCTTTTTAATACTAGAAGAATTATATTCCAATTCCTATTATATTATTTTAACTTTAGAAGTTAAAATGGTGTCAGATTTGTCAACCTTCCAAAAACATTATGAAAACCAAGAGAAAAGGTTAGATGAAACTAGACTTTTTCAGAAAGCCGCTTTATCCGCTTTATATCATGATAAATGGGCTTCTAGAAGTATAAAAGTGGAGGGTTTAAAAGGTTTTGAAGGGCTTAGAGAACTCCCCTTCACCGAGCCTAATGATATAAGATTAGCCTGGGAAAATCATCCCATAGAAGATATAATTTTAACAAAGAATGTAGCTGTCTGGCATTGCACCTCCGGTTCTATGGGTAAGAAGAAGTGGATTCCTTGGAGTTATAACGATTACACACTCTCACGTTTAGAAATAGGTAAACTTCTTTTCGAAACAGGGTTAAAACCGGATGACATAATGCTCTCAATAACTTTACCAGCGCCTTTCATTTCAGGAAGTCTACCGTACAGGATTTTAGAATCATCTGGTAGCATAGGCTATCCTATAGAGCAGATCATCACAGCCCCTACATCAATGCAGGAAGTCTTCGAGCTTCTAGTGAAGAGGCAACCGACTGTTATGCTTTCAACTCCCTCTCTCGCGCTTAGAATAGCTGAAGAAATCGGGAAAAGAACTCCCAGTATACTTAAAAAACTAGCTGAAGAAAAAAAGAGCTTAAAAATTAAACTAGGCTCATTTATAACAAGACTAGTATCTATAAAACCAAGACATATTTTCAAAAAGCTGAGAATAGGATTCTTCACAGCCGAATCCCTCGACCCTTATAGAAGTATGTTACAAGATCTTTGGGGGTTAGAAGCATTCGACTTATACGGTTTTACCGAGGGCTTCGGAGTAGGCTATGAGTGTAGCGAACATAACGGTCTGCATTTTCCTTCACTCAACTGTATCTTGGAGATTATCCCTGAAAGCGAATTGAAAAAAGAGGAGAACAATCCAGACTATGCGCCTAAAACTGTTCTCTTATCAGAAGCTGAGAAAGGTTTAACCGGTGAGCTTGTAGTAACAGATTTCAAAGAAGCGTTACCGCTTATAAGATATAGAATAAGAGATCTTGTAAAAACTGTTCAAACAGATGAATGCTCATGTGGGTGTTTCTCCCCTAAGCTGAAGGTTTTAGGGCGCTCGGATGATATTGTAAACATGGGGGTTATAAGGTTTTCATCCACTTCTATCAACCAAGTTTTAAAATCCGATATGAAGAACGGGAAAGTTGATAAATGGGGGATCTATATATCCCGTAAAGGGTATAAACCCCTCTTAAAATTAAGGATTCAACCAAGTGAGGTTAAGGATGAAAAACTATTCCGGGAGGAGATATTCTCTAATCTCCTAAACATAGAAGCTTTCAAAACAGGTTTTGAAGCGGGATTATTTATTTTAGAACCTTTTGAATTCACAGATCAACTTAATTTAGAGGTTATCGGCCAAGGTAAAACCAGGCTAATCCGATATTCCCCGGATTATAATAAGCCGTTAAACCGCGATTAA
- a CDS encoding OsmC family protein — protein MSEKLAYNVKVEWDKRTGGQAYFNRNPVLKFDMATEFGGEGRYYCSDEVFLAAVSGCLLETYLYISRKLRLNLKDLYVTAKSLVQSSRDGYNIKELSFHFDITGVKGQEEKLKNCLELAIYYCHLTRALNPQIKIVYTDNINTV, from the coding sequence ATGTCTGAGAAGTTAGCTTACAATGTTAAAGTTGAATGGGATAAGAGAACAGGCGGCCAAGCCTATTTTAATAGGAATCCTGTTTTAAAATTTGATATGGCAACTGAATTCGGAGGCGAGGGGAGATACTATTGCTCAGACGAAGTTTTTCTAGCAGCTGTATCAGGCTGCCTTCTAGAAACATACTTATATATAAGTAGAAAGCTGAGACTTAACCTAAAAGACTTATATGTCACTGCTAAAAGCTTAGTTCAATCATCAAGAGACGGATATAATATTAAAGAATTATCATTTCACTTCGATATCACAGGCGTGAAAGGTCAAGAAGAGAAACTAAAAAACTGCTTAGAGCTCGCCATCTATTACTGCCATTTAACAAGGGCTTTAAACCCTCAGATAAAAATAGTCTACACCGATAATATTAATACGGTTTAA
- a CDS encoding prephenate dehydrogenase/arogenate dehydrogenase family protein, translated as MKIAVLGGAGRLGAWVTRFLKLHNIQTVIATPNPDKYRSFINKIKVEAYNDNRKAAGIADGVIVSVPLDENVKVLKEILPFMKPNTFIIELASIKTPVEKFLTENLEYIRERNISFLSVHPMFGPGAKSLKRKNIILIPHPSNQNLLESVKEYLKKQGANVIECSYLEHDRKIALTLALPHFLTMLFAAVVNNHNFNTDIEKYAGTTFKILKLLADSLLTESWRLYAHIQIDNEYTIEILESLKDYFNKLVKLIEDKNTSGFEKFWETYITTIKKNKETWMKSYKKIYSLLEKI; from the coding sequence TTGAAGATAGCGGTTTTAGGAGGAGCTGGAAGACTAGGCGCCTGGGTTACTAGATTTCTAAAATTACATAACATTCAAACAGTGATAGCTACCCCTAACCCTGATAAATACAGGTCTTTTATAAATAAGATTAAAGTTGAAGCCTACAATGATAATAGGAAAGCGGCCGGCATCGCAGACGGTGTTATAGTATCTGTTCCACTAGATGAAAACGTAAAAGTTTTAAAAGAAATCTTACCCTTCATGAAACCTAACACTTTCATAATAGAGTTAGCCTCCATAAAAACACCTGTGGAAAAATTTCTCACAGAAAACCTTGAATATATAAGAGAGAGAAACATAAGCTTTCTATCCGTTCACCCGATGTTCGGCCCCGGCGCTAAAAGTCTTAAAAGAAAAAATATAATATTAATCCCTCACCCTAGCAATCAAAATCTACTGGAATCTGTTAAAGAGTACTTAAAAAAACAGGGCGCGAACGTAATTGAATGCAGCTACCTTGAACACGACCGGAAAATAGCTTTAACACTAGCTTTACCTCACTTTCTAACCATGCTTTTCGCGGCGGTGGTGAACAACCATAATTTTAACACCGATATTGAAAAATACGCTGGAACAACATTTAAAATATTAAAACTTTTAGCGGATAGCCTTCTAACAGAGTCTTGGAGGCTTTACGCGCATATTCAAATCGACAACGAGTATACGATTGAAATATTAGAGTCTCTCAAAGACTATTTTAATAAATTAGTTAAATTAATCGAAGATAAGAATACATCTGGATTCGAAAAGTTCTGGGAAACTTATATTACCACCATTAAAAAGAATAAAGAGACATGGATGAAATCCTATAAAAAAATATATAGTTTACTTGAAAAAATTTAA
- a CDS encoding chorismate mutase, with amino-acid sequence MIEEITFKILELFKQRLDAAEIIAKIKSERDKSIRDVERERALISKAISYAEKIGLPKEYADSLVKELIRLTVKLEEETVKK; translated from the coding sequence ATGATAGAGGAGATAACCTTCAAAATCTTAGAATTATTCAAGCAAAGACTAGACGCAGCGGAGATCATCGCTAAAATAAAATCTGAAAGAGATAAGAGTATAAGAGATGTTGAAAGAGAGAGAGCTTTAATAAGTAAAGCGATCAGCTACGCGGAGAAAATCGGTTTACCTAAAGAATACGCTGACAGTCTAGTTAAAGAATTAATCAGGTTAACAGTTAAATTAGAAGAGGAAACCGTTAAAAAATAA
- a CDS encoding TrpB-like pyridoxal phosphate-dependent enzyme, with the protein MSNMNDVKVQLELDEMPKKWYNILADIRGEFPPYLNPATKEPVPAEALMSLFPKECIKQEFSEDRYISIPDELVEYYYRLGRPSPLYRAKRLEQRLNTPAMIFFKREDLSPTGSHKPNTAIAQAYYAKKEGVTNLTTETGAGQWGSALAYACAMMGIKATIFMVRCSYNQKPYRKYIMKILGADVYASPSDRTEYGRSLLSKDPNHPGSLGIAISEAIETAVKNPGTKYTLGSVLNYVLLHQTIIGQELIEQMNKVEVTPDYLIGCVGGGSNFAGFSFPYLGKILRGELSSPEVLAVEPTACPSLTKGEYRYDFGDTAKTTPLIKMYTLGCEFIPPSIHAGGLRYHGAAPTVSLLKHEGFIKSVAYPQEQVFQCAKLFAESEGLIPAPETSHAICAAIDLAKEAKKKNERKVIVFNYSGHGLLDIEGYRSVLKLD; encoded by the coding sequence ATGTCGAATATGAATGATGTGAAGGTTCAACTTGAATTGGATGAGATGCCTAAAAAATGGTATAATATTCTAGCGGATATAAGGGGTGAGTTTCCACCATACCTTAACCCTGCTACAAAGGAGCCTGTTCCAGCTGAGGCTTTGATGAGCTTGTTTCCTAAAGAATGCATTAAACAAGAGTTTTCAGAGGACCGGTACATCAGTATCCCAGATGAGCTTGTAGAATATTACTATAGGCTCGGTCGCCCCTCTCCACTATATAGGGCTAAGCGTCTTGAGCAGCGGCTTAACACGCCTGCAATGATCTTCTTTAAAAGAGAGGATTTATCGCCGACTGGGAGCCATAAACCTAACACAGCGATCGCGCAAGCATACTATGCTAAGAAGGAGGGTGTTACTAATCTTACAACAGAGACAGGAGCCGGGCAGTGGGGAAGTGCTTTAGCTTACGCTTGCGCTATGATGGGTATAAAAGCCACGATTTTCATGGTAAGATGTTCTTATAATCAGAAACCGTACCGGAAATATATTATGAAGATTTTAGGAGCGGATGTTTACGCTTCTCCAAGTGATAGAACAGAGTACGGTCGGAGTCTTCTTTCTAAAGATCCGAACCACCCAGGCTCACTAGGCATAGCTATCAGTGAGGCGATAGAGACGGCTGTTAAAAACCCTGGTACAAAGTACACTCTCGGCAGCGTGTTAAACTATGTTCTATTACATCAAACAATTATAGGTCAAGAGCTTATAGAGCAAATGAATAAAGTAGAGGTTACCCCAGATTATCTAATCGGCTGCGTAGGAGGGGGAAGCAATTTCGCCGGATTCAGTTTCCCATATCTAGGTAAAATATTGAGAGGAGAGTTATCATCCCCAGAAGTTTTAGCTGTTGAACCTACAGCATGCCCATCTCTTACGAAAGGTGAATATAGATACGATTTCGGCGACACGGCTAAAACAACACCTTTAATAAAAATGTACACTTTAGGATGCGAGTTTATCCCACCGTCAATTCACGCTGGTGGACTAAGATATCACGGGGCTGCTCCAACTGTAAGCTTGCTGAAACATGAAGGCTTCATTAAATCAGTGGCTTATCCCCAGGAACAAGTTTTTCAGTGTGCTAAGTTATTCGCCGAATCTGAGGGGTTAATACCAGCCCCTGAAACCAGCCACGCGATATGCGCTGCAATAGATTTAGCCAAGGAAGCTAAGAAGAAGAATGAGAGAAAAGTGATCGTATTCAATTATAGCGGCCACGGTTTACTCGACATTGAAGGGTATAGGAGCGTGCTGAAACTAGACTGA
- a CDS encoding aspartate kinase, with product MSQVTEVTVHKLGGSCLVDEKSFEKILAIIENYKKGGLILVASAMQGVTNQLIKFMQDCNTHAIKPEVVVKEIQDKHLKIASEIIKDAESLRLASSFILDLAAQLKEALTKIYDLCLINPQLTDQVVAFGERFSTSILYYYLKSKGYPVRFFQADNLIITDNNYTNALPKLDKTKKLIESQIVPVIKNNEIPVITGFLARSEEGFVTTLGRGGSDFTATLIAYSIVDAFKQIKVILWKDVDGLLTANPKYVPNAKLIKTISYSEAKELAFFGSKIIHPMCLIPLEERKIPLEIRNFSKPLNSDYTTFTTEKLVKKDIVKALTAKEDVALITVEGAAMVSLPGTAAKLFEILGNNNINIIMISQASSENNITLVVDRADKDKSEEVLKASDFFGRRWIKINAVNDVSLIAVVGAGMLNTPGIAARIFKAIAEKNINIIAIAQGSSEMNISMVIPRKDIAPALQAIHDEFKLSN from the coding sequence ATGAGTCAGGTAACCGAGGTAACAGTGCATAAACTAGGCGGGAGCTGTCTTGTAGATGAAAAAAGCTTTGAGAAGATACTCGCTATTATAGAAAACTATAAGAAAGGCGGCTTAATACTAGTAGCATCCGCTATGCAAGGTGTTACAAACCAGCTTATAAAATTCATGCAAGACTGTAACACACATGCTATTAAACCTGAAGTTGTAGTTAAAGAAATTCAAGATAAACATTTGAAAATAGCTAGTGAAATAATAAAAGACGCTGAGAGCCTCAGGTTAGCCTCATCTTTCATATTAGATTTAGCCGCGCAGCTAAAAGAGGCTTTAACGAAAATATATGATTTATGTTTAATAAACCCGCAGCTCACAGACCAAGTGGTAGCCTTCGGCGAACGATTCTCAACTTCAATACTATATTACTATCTGAAATCTAAGGGTTACCCTGTGCGCTTCTTCCAAGCGGATAACTTGATAATAACCGATAACAACTACACGAACGCGCTTCCTAAACTCGATAAAACAAAGAAACTTATAGAAAGCCAGATTGTTCCAGTTATAAAAAATAATGAGATACCTGTTATCACAGGTTTTCTAGCTAGAAGCGAAGAAGGATTTGTAACCACGCTGGGACGCGGTGGCAGCGACTTCACCGCAACGCTTATCGCTTACAGCATTGTAGACGCTTTCAAGCAGATTAAAGTGATACTCTGGAAAGATGTGGACGGTCTTCTAACAGCTAACCCTAAGTACGTACCCAACGCGAAACTTATAAAAACCATATCTTACAGCGAAGCTAAAGAACTAGCCTTCTTCGGCTCTAAGATAATACACCCTATGTGTCTTATCCCATTAGAAGAAAGGAAAATACCCTTAGAAATCCGCAACTTCTCTAAGCCGTTGAACTCAGACTATACTACTTTCACAACTGAAAAACTGGTTAAAAAGGACATAGTGAAAGCTTTAACAGCTAAAGAGGACGTGGCTTTAATAACTGTTGAAGGGGCTGCTATGGTCTCTCTTCCAGGTACAGCGGCTAAATTATTCGAAATCTTAGGAAACAATAATATTAATATAATCATGATCAGCCAAGCCTCATCTGAGAATAACATAACTTTGGTCGTCGACCGCGCTGATAAAGATAAATCTGAAGAAGTTTTAAAGGCGTCAGACTTCTTCGGGCGCCGGTGGATTAAAATCAACGCTGTAAACGATGTAAGCCTTATAGCTGTTGTAGGCGCTGGTATGCTTAACACACCAGGAATCGCCGCTAGAATATTTAAGGCTATAGCTGAAAAAAATATTAACATAATCGCCATAGCTCAAGGAAGCAGTGAAATGAATATTTCAATGGTTATCCCTAGAAAAGATATCGCGCCCGCTCTTCAAGCCATACATGACGAGTTTAAATTATCTAATTAA
- the aroA gene encoding 3-phosphoshikimate 1-carboxyvinyltransferase, producing MTKITVHPTLNLKGEVEASPSKSHTHRILTIGLLSDNSVKVYNPLLAGDVNATIDCCRLFGADIKITGKVLEINPPSSLTAPSQILDAKNSGTTIRFMMSIAAIVKGTTKLTGSPQLKKRPMADLVEALNSLGARCEYLEREGYPPLAITGSDKLGGETWISGGVSSQFISSLLLALPKSTSNSKIHIKPPVKSKPYIKMTLELIDKSGVEIKASRDLKDFIIMGNQHYKIREYYVPGDWSSIAFILAAGAITQSSLKIVNVDFHSISADRKIVDDLRKMGVKIEEDYERGILTVRGGELKGAKINCSNSPDLIPVLAVVASYAEGRTILYGAEHVRYKESNRIQTAREELIKMGVKVKENKTGLTIEGKRVLTGCDNLNAHGDHRIFMALCIAALKADTSCTINGLETYSDSYPNFIKDLKSIGVKLEENLDAG from the coding sequence ATGACTAAAATAACAGTTCACCCTACGCTAAATCTAAAAGGAGAGGTGGAAGCCTCTCCTTCTAAAAGTCATACTCACCGTATTCTCACAATAGGGTTACTTTCAGATAACAGTGTGAAAGTCTATAATCCGCTTCTAGCTGGGGACGTAAATGCTACAATAGATTGCTGCAGATTATTCGGCGCAGATATTAAAATAACAGGTAAAGTATTAGAAATAAACCCGCCTAGTAGTTTAACCGCTCCAAGTCAAATCCTAGACGCTAAAAACTCCGGTACCACTATTAGATTCATGATGTCAATCGCAGCTATAGTTAAAGGAACAACAAAGTTGACGGGTTCACCTCAACTTAAAAAAAGACCTATGGCTGATTTAGTTGAGGCTTTAAACAGTTTAGGTGCGCGATGCGAATACTTGGAGAGAGAAGGGTACCCGCCGCTTGCAATAACAGGAAGCGATAAACTTGGAGGGGAAACATGGATTTCCGGCGGCGTCAGCTCACAGTTTATTTCAAGCCTCCTCTTAGCTTTACCGAAATCAACCTCGAACTCTAAGATTCATATTAAGCCTCCTGTGAAATCGAAGCCATATATTAAAATGACTCTTGAATTAATAGATAAAAGCGGGGTTGAGATTAAAGCTTCAAGAGATTTAAAAGACTTTATTATAATGGGGAACCAACACTATAAAATTAGAGAATACTATGTTCCAGGAGACTGGTCTTCTATAGCCTTCATACTAGCAGCGGGCGCTATAACACAGTCAAGTTTGAAGATAGTAAACGTAGACTTCCACTCAATCAGTGCTGATAGAAAAATAGTAGATGATCTTCGAAAAATGGGGGTTAAAATAGAAGAAGACTATGAGCGAGGGATTCTAACCGTCCGGGGCGGTGAACTTAAAGGGGCTAAAATCAACTGCAGTAATTCACCTGATCTTATACCAGTTTTAGCGGTAGTAGCCTCATACGCTGAAGGGCGTACAATACTCTACGGAGCGGAGCACGTAAGATATAAGGAGAGTAACCGTATTCAAACAGCCCGGGAAGAACTTATTAAAATGGGCGTCAAAGTGAAAGAGAATAAAACAGGGTTAACTATAGAGGGAAAACGAGTATTAACCGGCTGCGATAATTTAAACGCTCACGGTGATCATCGAATCTTCATGGCGCTTTGTATAGCCGCGCTTAAAGCCGACACCTCGTGTACGATTAACGGATTGGAAACTTACAGTGACTCATACCCTAACTTTATTAAAGATCTTAAAAGTATAGGAGTAAAATTAGAGGAGAACTTGGATGCCGGATAA
- a CDS encoding AMP-binding protein has product MNEKLVAYLIGKRLQNLRRKLSCLDSSNSEKIFRKINRKILDKILRYKLYKTLKHSITNSPFYRKSLSTFSKEINLKNCLNLIEKLSFTYPSDISRMPELFLAVPLSEIVAYHFTAGTTGKRKILYVTRQDLDLIYYNYSLGFYWSGVVRSDVAQVMFSFDIWQLGLLFEEAFRRMGVKTIPSGNFISFLEQKNFIEDYNVSVLAGTPSYMYQLAREIDLSTQAKERIKNIFLGGEGVSKMRRRYIQDKLGGEIFLGYGLMEFGGGVASECRQHNGFHISSNVIPEIVDVKTGERVCEEEYGELVLTSLDREGTPLIRYRTGDVTRFLEGDCDCGLPLWRIDYIKGRLDDRVTVGTAEKYYPAVFEELLESVEGVINFQIEVTKLNGKDNLRILVKSVNDTSEIKKRILEKMYSISTLRNDIEKTKTINPLQIVFVDNLEDYPKRKIILDKRRLD; this is encoded by the coding sequence GTGAACGAGAAACTGGTCGCGTATCTCATAGGTAAGAGACTTCAAAATCTTAGGAGAAAACTAAGCTGCTTAGATTCTAGTAACAGTGAGAAAATATTTAGAAAAATTAACCGAAAAATTTTAGATAAAATTCTAAGGTATAAGCTTTATAAAACTTTAAAGCATAGTATAACCAACTCGCCTTTTTACAGAAAGAGCCTTTCAACGTTTAGTAAAGAAATAAATTTAAAGAATTGTTTAAATTTAATCGAGAAACTCTCTTTTACTTACCCTAGTGATATATCTAGGATGCCTGAGCTTTTTCTCGCCGTTCCTTTATCAGAAATAGTTGCCTACCACTTCACAGCCGGTACAACTGGTAAAAGAAAGATTTTATATGTGACAAGGCAGGATCTGGATTTAATATATTATAATTACTCTTTGGGGTTTTATTGGAGCGGTGTTGTTAGAAGTGACGTGGCTCAGGTGATGTTCTCCTTCGATATCTGGCAGCTCGGATTACTATTCGAGGAAGCGTTTAGAAGAATGGGGGTTAAAACTATACCCTCAGGTAACTTCATCTCTTTTCTAGAGCAGAAAAACTTTATAGAGGATTATAATGTTAGCGTCTTAGCTGGAACCCCCTCTTACATGTATCAATTAGCTAGAGAAATAGATCTATCTACTCAAGCAAAGGAGCGTATTAAAAATATATTTTTAGGTGGGGAGGGGGTTTCTAAAATGAGAAGAAGGTATATTCAGGATAAACTAGGCGGGGAGATTTTTCTAGGCTACGGTTTAATGGAATTTGGTGGCGGTGTAGCCTCAGAGTGTAGGCAACATAATGGTTTCCATATTTCATCTAACGTTATACCGGAGATCGTTGACGTTAAAACAGGTGAACGTGTATGTGAAGAAGAATACGGTGAATTAGTTTTAACCTCTTTAGATAGAGAGGGTACGCCGCTTATACGATATAGAACAGGAGATGTAACCAGGTTTTTAGAGGGGGATTGTGATTGCGGGCTACCTTTATGGAGAATAGACTATATTAAAGGTAGATTAGATGATAGAGTAACTGTTGGCACCGCTGAGAAATATTATCCAGCTGTCTTCGAAGAGTTGCTTGAGTCTGTAGAGGGTGTTATAAATTTTCAAATAGAGGTTACTAAGTTAAACGGTAAAGATAATTTGAGAATACTTGTTAAATCAGTTAACGATACAAGTGAAATTAAAAAAAGGATCCTTGAGAAAATGTATAGCATCAGCACTCTGAGAAACGATATTGAGAAAACTAAGACAATTAATCCGTTGCAGATAGTTTTCGTAGATAATTTAGAGGATTATCCTAAGAGGAAAATTATATTGGATAAGAGGCGGCTAGATTAA